A stretch of DNA from Montipora foliosa isolate CH-2021 chromosome 4, ASM3666993v2, whole genome shotgun sequence:
GATCTAATAGCACGACTACGGGCCGCTAATTTCTGTGACAATTGGTGAGGCACGGATCGAGTGGGTAAATCACCGAGGTGAGACCATTTGGCATCTGGGTTGCTGCCAGTGGTTGTTGGTTGCGCAGTTTCTCCTGGAGGCTGTCAACGAAGTTCTGAGCCTTAACAGGGTCGGAAGTACCACAGGCATTGATGCAGGGGCGACCCGTGGTCTTTCCGTGGTGGATCTTTCTGGGCTTCAGCCTGACCTTGCTTGCAACGAGCGAGTGGTCCGTGTCAGAGTCAGCGCTGTAATAGCTTCTTGTGTGGAGGACACCGCTGAGGTCCGCTCTCCTATAGCAAGTGATGACGAGGTCTAGCTGGTACCAGTGGCGGGACTGAGGGTGTCTCCAAGACTTTTTGTGCAGCTCCTTACACTTAAAGTAGCTGTTGGTGATGCAGAGGCCGTGGTGACAGCAGAGTTCGAGCAACCTCTGTCCGTTCTTATTCATCCTGCCGAAGCGGAAGTGGCCGAGGCAGGTAGGCCATGCTTGCCAGTCGGTCCCAACGCGAGCATTGAAATCGCCTAGCAAATATATGCCCTCGGAACTTGGGATTCCGGATAGTGTTTCCTGCAAAGCCTCGTAGAATTGATCCTTGGCTTCTGGGATGGAGGTCAGAGTCGGGGCGTAGGCGGATATGATGTTCACAAACCTCGCCGACGTTTTCATGCGAAGGGCAAGAATTCTCAGTGACCCTCCGGAGGGGGTTTCTGTGGTGGCAATCAGTGACTTCCTCACGGCAAAACCTATGCCGTACTGCCTCGGCTCGTCCTGGGAAAGGCCTTGCCAGAAGAAGGTGTAGTCTCTTTCCATAAGTGACCCACTGTCGGCCAGCCAGGTTTCCTGGATACAGGCAACGTCGATGTTGAGTCGTGCCAGCTCCTTGTTCATGATGGGGGTCTTGCGGGAGTCGTCCATTAGCTGAAGGTCAGCAGAAAGACCAGGGCAGATGGTGCGAATGTTCCAGCTTGCGATTCGAAGAGCTGGAGTCTTCGTAGCTTTAGTAGGGTCCCCTAATCTCTACGCACCCAGTAGAGCAGGCAAGCAATAACAAGGCGGCACCTTACTGGCTGGGGGCTGCCCAGCTTGAGGCGGGCGGTAGCCACCCAATGAAGCTGCGAGGGCTTCTCCCACCGTCGGGCGAGACCCCTGGTGCTCCTTCTTACGCCAATCAGTCGGAGCTTAGAACCGGTAAACTGTCTTGTCCCGAGTGGTGCCGGAGTCTTGCGACACCGCTGGTGTGCCCTCTCCAGTTTGCGCTAAGGCCTGGGCGGGAAGATAAGGGGACGCTGGGCTGCCCATACGACAGCGTCCCCCTCCCGGTGTAACTGGCTGGGTCCAAGGGAAAGGAAGAACCAATACAACTTGGGGCTAGTTCCACTGCAGAAGCTGTCGAAGGAAGTGCTGAGCACCTGCCATTCGCCTTAGGGGCTCCACTCCGGATTTGTCCTCAAGGTTTACTTCTGAAGCCTTCCTGAGATCAGGTATAGCCGGAAGGCAGCGGAGGTTTGGAATTAGGGTTTACCTTCCCCTAGATGGCTGCCTTCACAGGCTCAGAGCCCCATCTACCCTGGGCAACTGGTTTTAAGGCGCCAGTGGCTTCGCCTTCGCCCCTTCTCCTGTCGGTGGTGCCAGTTCCGCCACGCGGAGGCCAGAAGTTGGACTTAGCTGACAGAGGCTCTTAGTGTCGCACGCCATTGGGAGCATTTCGAGAGGTTGTGAGAGCCCAGCCTCACAGCCCACTCCCCAGTTTTTAACAGCCTTACGGAACCAAAATATAACTTACCGCTATCGTAAGTATTATTTCATCTTGTTCACGTTGTGcgatacaggcgaactatcttGCAACTTTACCGTATGGGTATGAACAGCTTTAAAGTAAAGATACAAAATGAATGGCTCACATTGTTGTCTGTTTACGTTGTcctcaaaacctaaaatttggtgatatcgcattgtttaggggcacccaacgataatcttcggtgaaatatgtgttcagAACAAAGTGCTCTAataatttcggttctacgttgccaacagctatagatttctttactaaaacatcagcTAAAAGTTTTGCAACCAAGGAAAAGTAGTCCCGTATGTTTGGGGAAGTGatattttttggaatttttgacacttaaaaaggtcacctatcAGTTTCGGATCAGCAAATGGTTCGGTTGAAGTTCTTGGAAGGTAatgttcagctagcaatttctgaaatgaagatatcattccctaaaattttcagaCCCTTtcattttcagctaagatatccgattGGAACAGATCAAAATTTTTTAGGTTATAAAAACATCTCTCagttagacagtctttatacattacaaggagcctagaaatgtgtcaaaggcttttggtttaatttgctcgttgggtgttCGTGATTCAGTTGTTTTTCTGTgtgcggcaaagaaatgcacctgCAGTAGAGATTTTTCCCCCCTCTTTTATCCAATGATATTCTCGCTTTGTGACGTTGTCTACGCCGTAGTCGGCGTGTTTCAGGCTTGAACTCCTTGTTACCGAAAACTGATGGGCCGCATTCCATCGCGTATCATCGGGACTTCCTGGTTATGCAAGTCTGGTAGAACCAGACTTGGTTATGCTGTGAAAGCAAAAATCAGAGTCCACAGGACACTTATTCCGCTAAAGACTGGTTGAGGGCCAGTCATGCATGCTGCCACTGATAGAAACATCCATCCATACAAATATAGCCCTTCTTTTACTGTCAGATGAGAATAGAACTTTAAAACCACTTAATGGGAACACTGAAGAAATCAAATTGAAAACTAATATCATACGTCGACTCCTTGTGAAGTATTGCTCGCTAAGTTTCTTCCCAGGATGCAACACCTCAATTATCACAGCCCTTTTTACTGCAGGGCTGAGTACGTATGGAACTACGAGTGACACAGCACTATCAGAAGCACTAAGACCCATGAATTTCGTAGGAAACAGTTGGTACATTTAATTTAAAATCTGCTAAGTGCTCCGAAAGCGAACAATCAGATTCGCAGAAATAAGGACGATTTCCCCGAACGGTCAGTAAAAATAGCAGGaacgcaacctttttttttcaccgaTTGTTATTGAGGCATTCACCGCTACGTGATCAGTATACGCAGGATGAGCAAGCTTCCTTATTTTACGTGAGACCTCTTTGTAAGTCGGATAGATGCAACATGAGTGGAATATCTGCATGGGACAGTACAACTAAATTAATCATTTTCCGCAATCGCTTGCCTCACTGGACCGGGGACAGTAAAATATTTGATATTGTCGATAGAAATATATGAACTTGGAAAGGTTAATTTTGCCTAAACTTTTGAAAATGCTTTAATCAGGAAAAATCTATTTCGGATCTACTTTCAACACACTAATTTTACACATGCGATTTAAAACTAGTTTCGTCTAGCTTCATACTTAATGTAGTAACGCAAGAAGAATAAACTCCTGATATCTAAACAGTTCTCAGGTAGGTTATGTCGTAACGATAGCCCTCGGAATACGGAAACTCACTGATTCCACTCATTCTTGGATTTGAAGTATCCTTGCCATCCTTAACAACAGAAGGCATTGCATGGTCTCAGTGCAGAAACAAAGCCTTAACTAAAATAGCTGCGGATAACTTTTGGTTTCTAataatttcaaaacattttgcAGAAGACTAAAGAAAGGAGACCGAGGCAGTGACAGAGCCCCTTCCAGTTTTGCACAGACGTTTATTTGAGCCTCGAAAACGGCAAACAAAAGTTAAGCGTTGTCTTGAAATACTTGACGTCACCAAAGTACCGGCCAAAGGAAAAGTGTCGCCTGCATGTTGCTCAGCAACGCCTTTGCTTGTGGGTTTTGATAATAATGACAGGGAAGCTGaatattggctaatttgcatattttaaaaactcgaatatctcaggaacgaaaagagatatttgaaaaaagtaaacagcatttttttctcacgcagactacttgtttatgtttcaaaagggcttagataggaaagatgcgattttcgtcatagtaccactttaactttATGCCAGTATCTACATTCCAGGTGGAAGAGGTGGAAATTTCCTCAAGACTCGTGCGAAGAAGGAAAAGTGATCCAGCCTACAATCTTACTCAAGTGACAAGCTAACATGGTAAATTCACCTCGGACATGTAGTCTTTTCCAAGATAAAAACTTTAAGGTTTTCCTTTACAAAGCAtgaatttaaattacaaaaataatttcttctcgtctttttctttactaGGACTTCAAGGCATTTCTTTTTTGCTTCTCTCTCTTCGTTATCGCAGCATCGGGTGCTTCACTTGGAGAAGACCAAAAGAGGGTACGCACAATTCATTTTAGACTACAGACTTAAGAGGAACACCAGGGAAAAAAAGAACGAACAAACTCAGCCCGCAAATGCCACCGAGTCCGTGAGTCTAACCCTGccgcattggtgggagacgagtgctctcgcCTCATCCTCAACTCTACCTCCCTCCTATTAATTCTTAACCTCATTGGTTTCCCTTTCAGGATTCAGTATCGGAGTACGCCATTAAAGTAAACAATGGAAGGCAAGAAATCGACGAAAAGATTACAATCGATACCGAAGATGAAACAGAGACCTTCCACATTAAGGACAATGACACTGGCAACATCGATGTTTTGGTGGATTTCAAGCAGGTTAGTAGCGGAAGTCCGGAAATGGCAGAGGCAT
This window harbors:
- the LOC138000992 gene encoding craniofacial development protein 2-like, which gives rise to MNKELARLNIDVACIQETWLADSGSLMERDYTFFWQGLSQDEPRQYGIGFAVRKSLIATTETPSGGSLRILALRMKTSARFVNIISAYAPTLTSIPEAKDQFYEALQETLSGIPSSEGIYLLGDFNARVGTDWQAWPTCLGHFRFGRMNKNGQRLLELCCHHGLCITNSYFKCKELHKKSWRHPQSRHWYQLDLVITCYRRADLSGVLHTRSYYSADSDTDHSLVASKVRLKPRKIHHGKTTGRPCINACGTSDPVKAQNFVDSLQEKLRNQQPLAATQMPNGLTSVIYPLDPCLTNCHRN